The genomic stretch GAACGTGGTGATCTCCCGGCCCACGCCGGGAGGGCAGGGCTGGTATTGCCAGGCGGCGGATCCGCCGAACCATGCCCAGGATGCTTCGGTCGAGGCCTCGCTCGTTGCCTGCCGGGTGGCGCCCACGGCGGTGACGCCAAAGCCCAGCCTCCAGTGCACCGTGACCCAGGGAACTCCGGGCACCGGGGCCTATCCCAAGTCCACCGCGAAGGGGCCGTCCAAGGCGCTGGGTGGAGGTTGCGAGCTGTCCTATGCAGGCAATGGCTCGGCTCACGCCGAATTCATGGTGCAGCAAGGGCCCCAGCCCGCAGATGGCTCCTGGGCCTGCCTGGCCGCGGATCCTCCGTTGCTCTCCAACCCTGGCAGCGCGAAGGCCAGCGTGGTGAGCTGCACCCTCACCACCGCCGCCGTCCCTCCGCCGGCCGTTGCGCCGGTGATGCGGAAGAACCCAGTCATCATCGTGGGAGGTACCTTGGCCAGTGAGATCCTCTATTGGACCCTGGAGGCCCGTCTCCGGGCGGATGGCTACTACGTCGAGTTCTTCGAACTGCCAGGCAGTGGTTTGATTGACATCCGTGAGGGCGCGCAACAGCTCAACTCCCGGGTGGCGGATGTGTTGCTGAGGACGGGCGCGGAGAAGGTCAACCTGGTGGGCCACAGCCAGGGAGGCATCACCGCCCGGACGTACGTTCATGACTATGGACACCGTCTGGTCGAAAGCCTCATCAGCCTGGGGACGCCTCACAAGGGAACGGACGTGGATCCGCTCTTGGCAGCGTTGCTGGTGGGGTGCCTCGGACAGCCCACGGACAAGCTGCTCTGCCACCAGCTGCGGCCGGGCCCTTTCCTGGTGGGGATCAACCAGCGGGCCCCGGATGACGCCATCTTCTACACGAACATCAACACCCGGAAGCCGTATGACGTGTTCACGGACGCGGCCACCAATGGGCGCATGGACAACTGCGATCGCGTCAACGCGAAGGGACAGCCCCTGAAGTGCAACGTGACCGTCCAGGACGACTGCCCGCTCAACATCGTCGAGCACATCGGGCTGTCGTCGAATGGCGCTGTCTACAGTGGGATTCGTCAAGCCTTGGCACATGAGCCCATTGCGCTCAATTGCATGGAGCTTTGAGCCCATCCTGAGTGCCGGAGCGCTAAGGTGAGGGCGGATTCAATCCGCCCCCACCTGATGACCGGGTCTGCAGGCCCGCCCCTGACCGTGCCGAAGACGATTCCTCCCGCCGTGATGGTGCCCGCCGAGCAGGCGCGGGCGTTTCTCCTCAACCAGCACGCCCTCGCCGCGCCCGTGCATCCCCCGGGCGCCGAGGGCGTTCGCGCGCTCTTGCGCCAGCTGCGCCATATCCAGCTCGATCCCCTCGATGTCATCGGCACCAACGCGGACCTGGTGGCGCTCGCGCGGATCGATGGCCTCGTGCGAGGCGACGTGTACCGTCACCTCTATCCCGGGCATGCCTTCGAGCATTGGGCCAAGGAGCGCTGCTTGCTGCCCGCCGAGGCCTTTGCCCACTACCGCGAGCGCTCCCTGGAGGCACCGTGGTGGCGCCATGTCGCGCGGGTGCAGCGGCTGCCCGCCCCGGTGCTGCGGGCCGTCCTGGAGGAAGTGGAGGCCCATGGCCCCCTGACGGCCGCGGAGCTGACCGACCACGGCGCGGTGGAGCCCCTCGACTGGAGCGGATGGAAGGGCACCGCGAAGGCCTCCTCCATGGCCCTGGAGGTGTTGTGGACGCGCTGTGACATCGTCGTGTGCGGACGGAGTGCCGGGGGCAAGCGGTATGACGTGCCGCGCCGGGCCCTGCCGGACGTGGCCCGGTCCTCCCCGGGGTACACCTCCGAGGAAGGCTTCTTTCGGTGGGCGCTCACGGAGCGCGTGGAAGCCGCGGGGCTGTTGTCACGAGCGGCAGGGGCGCACTGGTCCATGCTGTCCCCGGTGCGTGTCTCCTCGCTCCCGGACACGCTGGTGGCAGAAGGCTTGCTGGAGGAGGTGGTATTGCCGGGTGCTTCCCGGCGCTACCTGGCGCCAGCGGGGTTCCGGGCCCGGCCCGTGACGGCGCCGGACGCGCGGATGCGGATCCTCGGCCCGCTGGATCCCCTGCTGTGGGACCGCGCGCTCGTGAAGCAGCTCTTCGGCTTCGAGTACGTCTGGGAGGTGTACAAGCCGGAGGCGCAGCGCCGCTGGGGTTGGTACGTGTGCCCCTTGCTGCACCGGGGACAACTGGTGGGCCGGTTGGAGGCGCGCGTGAAGGAAGGCGTCCTGCACGTGGAGAAGCTGTGGCGGGAAAAGGGCGTGAAGCTGGATGACGCGGCGCTCGACGAAGCCCTGGCACGGCATGCCCAGGCCTGCGGCGCGCGGAAGGTGCGCAGGCCTCGCGCCCGGGTGGGGTGAGCTTGGCTATAGTGCTCCCTGGTGAAGACCCAACCGAGCAACTACCGGCCGATCCATCCTGAAGACGTCGACCAAGGCGACCCGTACCCACTCGCCGTGCTGGAGGGAGTCGAAGCGGAGTACCGCTACTACGTGTACGTCACGAGTGACCAGGTTTCTCCGAAAGCCTTCCCGGTCTACGCCTCGAACGACCTGGTGGCGTGGCGGTCACTCGGGGCGAGCCTGGTGACGGACCCTGCTCCGAGGGCCTATTGGGCGCCGTGCGTGCACTACGTGCGCGGCCTCACGCGCCCGTTCGTCATGCTCTACTCGCGGTCGGTGGGGGCAGGGGACGAGGCGCATGTGGGCCACACGCTCCGGCGCGCCGACAGCGAGCGCCCGGAAGGCCCGTTCATCGACTCCGGGCAAGTGCTCACGCCGGACACGGACTTCGCCATCGATCCGGACCTCTACCGGGCTCCCGATGGGTCGCTCCGCCTTGCCTATGCCACTGACTTCGTCGCCGACGCTCCGCTCGGTACGGGGATCGTCGAAGTGGGCGTCAGCGAAGACCTGACCCGTGTGCTGACACCTCCCGCCTTGCTCGCGCGGGCGACCGATGACTGGCACCTCTACGACGCCCAGCGGCGCATGCCCTGGAAGCAGATCCCGGGCGTGGACTGGAGCACGGATACCGTCGTGTGGAACACGGTGGAGGCGCCCGTCGGAGGGTTGGTCAACCCACGTGGGCAGCGCGTGTACCTGTACAGCGGAGGCTGTTTCTTCGGGTTCTACGGCGTGGGCGCGCTCGTCGAGGAGGCGCCGGGCAGGCTCGTCAACGTGACGCGGGGCGGGCAGCACTTTGTCCTCCGTCCCGAGCCAGCGCGCGGCCTTCATGGGCCCGGCCACTGCGCATGGCTGCGGGGGCATGACGGAAGGGACTACCTGTTCGCCCATGCGCGCTTCGGCTCGCCGTCAGCGGTCCGTAACGCGATGATCGTCGAGCTGCGCTGGGACGAGGAGGGGTTGCCGTACTGCCCGCCGTTCCAGGGGCTGCGCTGAGGGAACTTCGGCCAGGTGAGCCCGTGTTCCGGTTTACTTCCCTGGCCGGAAGCGCATGGCGCTCCAGACGGCGTCGATCGCCACCTGGCGCACGCCCTGGATGCCTTGCTTCTCCAGGTGCTTCCAGAGCACGTCCCGGTTGAGATCCGTTCCCAATTGCCCTGCCTTGGGATACGCCACCCAGGCGAGGCGATCCTCCTTCGCGGCCTCGATGAGGGGGGCGCACTTCGCGTCCACCTCGGCGAGCGTCTTGACGAAGACGAGCAGGGCCTCTGCCTTGGCGGAGGCCGTGACCGTGACGTCATCCAGGTCAACGTTCGCGGGCTTGCCCACGGCGCGGACCTTCATGCCGTCCTTGAGGTTCAGTTTCTTCGAGAGACTCATGGTGCTTCTCATGAGTCTCCAACCCACCTCTTTTGTCCAGAACTCAGTTGTTGAGCGCGCCGCCGAGAATCCACGAGCGGATGAGGATCAGCTGGCCCGGGTTGTTATCGAAGTGGGCCGCGTTGGCACCGCGCGGCATGCGGTTGCCGCAGGTGGTGCCCTCCAGCTTGCGCACCAGCGCCGAGTTGTCCGGATCACTGGGCAGCACCCGCTTGAGCGTGTTGCAGGCGGCGTTGTTGTTGTTGACATTGACCAGGGCGGCGTAGCTGCTGCCCTGCGCGAGGCTCAGTCCACCGGCGGTCCCATGGCAGCCGGTGCAGAGGCCATTGGTGCTCCACACGCTCTGCACGTCGCTGTAGGCCGGCACCGTCACAGGCACGGTCACGGTGCGGACCACGGGCGCGGCCTTGCCGTCGGAGACGGACACCTCGAGGGTGAAGGACGTCTCCGTGCCCACCTGCGGAGAGAACCACTGCGCGCTCGTGCCCGTGGTGCCGCCCACGAAGGTGCCCTGCGTGGAGGGAGCCTTCTGCGCCCAGGTATAGGTGAGCGGGTCACCCTCCGGGTCGGTCGCGGTGATGGAGAGGGTCCCCGTCGCGCCCGCCTTCAGCGCCGAGGGCGCGGTGATGGTGGCGGCCACCTCGGGGGGCAGGTTCTCCGCAACCACGGGAGCAACGGTGATGGTGACGGTGCCCTGCACGCTGCCGCCGTTGCCATCCGAGACGGTGACGCGCAGGGTGAAGGCGGTGCTGGCGGTCACGGTGGGTGCCGTCCAGGTGGGGTTGGCTGCGGTGGTGCTGCTGAAGGTGCCGGCCGGAGAGGCGGGCGACGTCTGCTCCCAGGCATGGGTGAGCGTGTCCCCCTCTGGATCTGAGGCCGTCACCGACAGCGTCACGGCCACGCCGGAGGAGACCTGGGAGGACTGGGCGGTAGGGCCGGTGAGGGTGGGGCTCTTGTTCTCAGCAGGAGGGGTAGGGGCGGGATCGTCTTCTCCACCGCAGCCGAAACCCAGGGAGCCAGACAGCACGGTCAATGCGACAAGCGACAACAGGCGACGAGACATGGAACCTCCGAAAAACGGCGGCGGCACCCTAAGCGCAGATTCCAAGAAATTGAAGAAGTGTGAACACTTCCTGACCTGGCCGGGTGCGTTTCTTCGAGTTGTTTCACCTCAATGCGTTTTCGAGGCAATGCGGCTGGAGCGCGAGGAGAGTGTGGGACACAGCGTGGAAGGCCCCTTCGGGACGCGGTAGACCCGCTCCGCCATGGCCGAGTCCCTTAAAACGTTCTTTGACACGCGCGTGGTGCGGAGGATTGCCTCCATGCTCCGCGCCGCGCACCCCGCCTTCCCTGAGCGCCGCTTCATCACGGAGGCCACCCAGGGGCTCGACGCGCTGGAGCTCATGGACCGGGCGCGCCACATCATGCGCGCCATGCATCAGGCCCTCCCCGCGGACTTCGAGCAGGCCTCCCGCATCCTCGTGGACTCGCTGGGACCTGAGCAGGAGCAGTACACCGAGGGCCAGGGCATGGCCGTGTTCCTCTACCTGCCCCATGTCCTCTACGCCGCCCGGCATGGCCTGGAGCACTTCGAGCCGGCGATGCGCCTGCAGTACGAACTCACCAAGCGCTTCACCTCCGAGTTCTCCCTGCGAGCCTACCTGGAGCGCTACCCGGAGCGGACACTGGAGCGGCTGCGCCAGTGGGCCGTGGATCCGAACGTCCACGTGCGGAGGCTCGTCTCCGAGGGCACCCGGCCCCGGCTCCCCTGGGCGCCCCGGCTCCGCGTGTTCCAGGAGGACCCGCGCCCGCTGCTGGGACTGCTCGAACTGCTCAAGGATGACCCGGAGCTCTACGTCCGCCGCTCCGTCGCCAACCACCTGAACGACATTGGCAAGGACCACCCGGAGCTGCTCGTGGACACCTGCGAACGCTGGTTCCAGGGGGCTTCTCCCGAACGCCAGTGGCTCATCCGCCACGCGCTGCGCTCCGCCGTGAAGCGCGGCAGCGCGCGTGCCATGGGCCTCATGGGCTTCGAGGGCCCGGCCCAGTTGGAGGTGACGGCCACCTTCACGCCCCAGCGCGTCCGCGTCGGCCAGTCCGTCCAGGTGA from Stigmatella aurantiaca encodes the following:
- a CDS encoding esterase/lipase family protein, with the translated sequence MTFISKSHAVLATALLLMGSTAAGQGSLECQTLQSRAPASGLAPNPKAVATVPFDKQTQGYVRVGGGCEVSRFGFESVHAAVMVQNSPDGEFGWRCKGADPALVSNPAWAKASVTFCRATDASGGNLPLQCTTLTKKTGLLRNPAVEVTLTPDQIAGGYTVVSGGCDTSHFGNGSLHAENVVISRPTPGGQGWYCQAADPPNHAQDASVEASLVACRVAPTAVTPKPSLQCTVTQGTPGTGAYPKSTAKGPSKALGGGCELSYAGNGSAHAEFMVQQGPQPADGSWACLAADPPLLSNPGSAKASVVSCTLTTAAVPPPAVAPVMRKNPVIIVGGTLASEILYWTLEARLRADGYYVEFFELPGSGLIDIREGAQQLNSRVADVLLRTGAEKVNLVGHSQGGITARTYVHDYGHRLVESLISLGTPHKGTDVDPLLAALLVGCLGQPTDKLLCHQLRPGPFLVGINQRAPDDAIFYTNINTRKPYDVFTDAATNGRMDNCDRVNAKGQPLKCNVTVQDDCPLNIVEHIGLSSNGAVYSGIRQALAHEPIALNCMEL
- a CDS encoding winged helix-turn-helix domain-containing protein, with protein sequence MPKTIPPAVMVPAEQARAFLLNQHALAAPVHPPGAEGVRALLRQLRHIQLDPLDVIGTNADLVALARIDGLVRGDVYRHLYPGHAFEHWAKERCLLPAEAFAHYRERSLEAPWWRHVARVQRLPAPVLRAVLEEVEAHGPLTAAELTDHGAVEPLDWSGWKGTAKASSMALEVLWTRCDIVVCGRSAGGKRYDVPRRALPDVARSSPGYTSEEGFFRWALTERVEAAGLLSRAAGAHWSMLSPVRVSSLPDTLVAEGLLEEVVLPGASRRYLAPAGFRARPVTAPDARMRILGPLDPLLWDRALVKQLFGFEYVWEVYKPEAQRRWGWYVCPLLHRGQLVGRLEARVKEGVLHVEKLWREKGVKLDDAALDEALARHAQACGARKVRRPRARVG
- a CDS encoding family 43 glycosylhydrolase, which codes for MKTQPSNYRPIHPEDVDQGDPYPLAVLEGVEAEYRYYVYVTSDQVSPKAFPVYASNDLVAWRSLGASLVTDPAPRAYWAPCVHYVRGLTRPFVMLYSRSVGAGDEAHVGHTLRRADSERPEGPFIDSGQVLTPDTDFAIDPDLYRAPDGSLRLAYATDFVADAPLGTGIVEVGVSEDLTRVLTPPALLARATDDWHLYDAQRRMPWKQIPGVDWSTDTVVWNTVEAPVGGLVNPRGQRVYLYSGGCFFGFYGVGALVEEAPGRLVNVTRGGQHFVLRPEPARGLHGPGHCAWLRGHDGRDYLFAHARFGSPSAVRNAMIVELRWDEEGLPYCPPFQGLR
- a CDS encoding Ig-like domain-containing protein, producing MSRRLLSLVALTVLSGSLGFGCGGEDDPAPTPPAENKSPTLTGPTAQSSQVSSGVAVTLSVTASDPEGDTLTHAWEQTSPASPAGTFSSTTAANPTWTAPTVTASTAFTLRVTVSDGNGGSVQGTVTITVAPVVAENLPPEVAATITAPSALKAGATGTLSITATDPEGDPLTYTWAQKAPSTQGTFVGGTTGTSAQWFSPQVGTETSFTLEVSVSDGKAAPVVRTVTVPVTVPAYSDVQSVWSTNGLCTGCHGTAGGLSLAQGSSYAALVNVNNNNAACNTLKRVLPSDPDNSALVRKLEGTTCGNRMPRGANAAHFDNNPGQLILIRSWILGGALNN
- a CDS encoding DNA alkylation repair protein; amino-acid sequence: MLRAAHPAFPERRFITEATQGLDALELMDRARHIMRAMHQALPADFEQASRILVDSLGPEQEQYTEGQGMAVFLYLPHVLYAARHGLEHFEPAMRLQYELTKRFTSEFSLRAYLERYPERTLERLRQWAVDPNVHVRRLVSEGTRPRLPWAPRLRVFQEDPRPLLGLLELLKDDPELYVRRSVANHLNDIGKDHPELLVDTCERWFQGASPERQWLIRHALRSAVKRGSARAMGLMGFEGPAQLEVTATFTPQRVRVGQSVQVTLRIANRSESRQKALIDFAVHFVKARGTSRPKVFKGGKVDLTPGASLFLEKKVSLQDLTTRQHYPGEHRVEALINGLATPVGSFTVSPA